CGTGCTGGGCAACGAAGAGCCGCAGGCCTCGGTGCCTGGCGAAATCCGCCCCGGCGATGAATTCTACTCCTACGAGGCCAAGTATCTGGACGATTCCTCGGAGTTGATCATCCCGGCCCGGTTGAGCAAAGAGGAGGCCGAGCGCGTGCGGGCGCTGGCCGTGGCGGCCTACAAGGCTTGTGATTTGGCCGGGATGGCCCGGGTGGACTTCTTGCTGGACCCGGAAAGCGGTGAGTTTTTCATCAACGAGGTGAACACCATCCCCGGGTTCACGCAGATCAGCATGTATCCCAAATTGTGGGAAGCCAGTGGGCTGCCTTACCCTGACCTGCTGGATCGTTTGATTGACCTGGCTTTGACGCGCAAGGCGGAGCGGGACCGCACGGTGCGCACCTACAGGCCAGGCGAGTGAGGTGTGATGGCCATGGAGCGGACGGCTCGGCAAGGGAGCCGCGCTGAAAGGGTGCGTCAGCGGCGTCGACGGAAGACCACCCCCCGCGTCAAGGTGGCCCGGGGGCCAAAACGCGGCGGGCGCGTGACCGCCACGACCGTGGCGGATTGGGCTTCCGTGCCCATGGTGGTGGACCGCCATGGCGTGGCCGGTCAGGTGGCGTTCCCCACGGCTTTCCCTCTGCCCGGGGAGGAAGCGCGCCGGGTGGTGGCCTGGCCGCGCCTGGATTGGGGTTGGCGCTGGCTTTCGGCTCTGCTTTTGCTGCTGAGCCTGGGCGGACTGGTGGCCTTGTTCCGGTTGTCGGTTTTTCAGGTACAGGAGGTGACCTTCCACGGTTTGGAGCGCCTCAACGCGGCTTCGCTGCGTGGTGTGCTACCTCTGGGAGAACCAGCGGCCACGGTGGACCCCCAGGCGGTGGCCCAGGTGTTGCTCACCACCTTCCCGGCGCTGGCCGAGGCTCAGGTTTCTCTCACCGTGCAGGGGCAGATGGTGGTGCAGGTGGTGGAACGCCAGCCGGTGCTGGCCTGGCGTTATCAAGGGGCCCGCTGGTGGGTGGACCCTGAAGGGGTGTTGTTCCCCGCCCTGGACGAGGAAGCCCTCCCTGAGGTTGAAGTCCAGGCCCAGGATTTGCCCCTGGGGTTGACCCAGGACCAGGGACAGTGGCGTCTGCCCCAGGATTTGGTGCAGGCCCTTCAGGTGTTGGCCGCCTATGTCCCCCAGGGACAACCGCTGGTGTACCACCGGCGTTACGGATTGGGCTGGCAGGCACCGGAAGGGTGGCTGGTCTTCATTGGGAAGACGCCGACGCACATGGCGGCCCGAATGCGGCTCTATTGGGCCTTGCGGGAGCATTTGCGCGCCCAGGGTGTGCGCCCGGCGATCCTTGACCTTTCGGCGTTGGACGCGCCGTATTACCGGATGGAGCCGTAGGATGGAAGCACCCATCGTTGTCGGTTTGGATGTGGGCACGACCAAGGTGTGCGCGCTGGTGGCCCGCTTGGAGGGGGCGGTGCCGCGGGTGATCGGCGTGGGCATCGAGCCTTCGCGGGGCATGAGCAAGGGGCTGGTGACAGACATCCCGGCGCTGTCGCGGGCCGTGGCGCAGGCCATCGAGAAGGCGGAGCGCACCTCGGGGCTGGTCATCGAGTCGGCGCTGGTGAGCCTGGCTGGCGCGCAGGTCAGCGGCGAGATCAGCCGTGGTGTGGCCGGCGTGCGCGGCGGCCGCGTGGGCGAGCGAGACATCGCCCGCGCGCTGGAAGCGGCGCAGGCCATCGCCGTGCCTCACAACCGCGAGGTGATTCATATGGTGCACCGAGGCTTCACCCTGGATGAGCAGGAGCAGGTGCACAACCCCCTGGGGATGTACGGCTACCGCCTGGAGGCCGAGGTGTATGTCATCAGCGCGCTAAAAAGCGCCATCGCCAACCTGCGCCAGGCCGTGGAGGCGGCCGGGGTGGAAGTGGCCGGTTTCGTGCTCAACCCGCTGGCGGCCGGGGAAGCGGTGTTGCAGGACACCGAGCGCGAGATGGGCGTGGTGGTGGTGGACATCGGCGGCGGCACCACGGATCTGGCCGTGTACATCGACGGCGATGTGTGGCACACGGCGGTCATCCCCCTGGGCGGCAATCACATCACCAACGATCTGGTGTATGTGCTCCATCTGCCGCCCCAGGAGGCCGAGCAGGTCAAGGTGGCCCACGGGCACGCTGTGCCCCAGGAAGTGCCGCCGGAGGAGTTCGTCACCGTGCACCCCTATGGCGAGGCCCAGGGCGTGCAACTGCCGCGCTGGGAGATGGCCCAGATCATCGAGGCGCGGGTGCGCGAGATCTTCCAGTTTGTGCATCAGGAGATCCACCGTTCGGGCTACGAAGGGCTGTTGCCCGCGGGGGTGGTGCTCACTGGCGGTGTCAGCGACCTGCCGGGCGTGAAGGAGGTGGCCCGCGAGGTGTTGGGCCTGCCGGTGCGCATCGCCAGGCCGGAACGGGTGACCGGGATGACGGATCGCATCCGCAAGCCGGCCTTTGCCACCAGTGTGGGTCTGCTCTACTGGCCCCATCTGACGGTGGGCGCGGCGCAGGCCACCATGCGCACCGAAAAAGCCCCCCGGTCCAATTCCTGGTTGGAGTGGTTACGGCGCCTGTTGCCGTAATATGTTATGATTGAAAGCCCCACGACGAGGAGGTCATCATGGTGTACCCTGACATGGAACAACCGTTGGAGTCCTTTGCCCGCATCAAAGTGGTGGGTGTAGGTGGCGGCGGCTGTAACGCCGTCAACCGAATGATCGAGGAAGGGGTGCAGGGCATCGAGTTCATCGCGGTGAACACCGATGCCCAGGCCCTGATGCTTTCGCAGGCGCCAACGCGGGTGCGCATTGGCGAGAAGTTGACCCGCGGCCTGGGCGCGGGCGGCGACCCCGAGGTGGGACGCAAGGCCGCCGAGGAGTCGGCCGAGGAACTCTACGAAGTGCTCAAGGGTTCCGATATGGTGTTCGTGACGGCCGGCATGGGCGGCGGCACGGGCACCGGCGCGGCGCCGGTCATCGCCCAGATCGCCCGCGAAATCGGCGCGCTGACCATTGGCGTGGTCACCCGGCCTTTTTCCTTCGAGGGCGCGCGGCGGGCCAAGGCCGCGGAAGAGGGCATTAGCCAGTTGAAGGAGCAGGCCGATACGCTGATCGTCATCCCCAACGACCGGCTGCTGCAGATTGTGGACAAGCGGTCGAGCATTCAGGACGCCTTCCGCGTGGCCGACGATGTGCTGCGTCAGGGCGTGCAGGGCATTTCGGAACTGATCACCGTGCCGGGGTTGATCAACCTGGATTTTGCCGATGTACGCTCCATCATGAAGGAGGGCGGCGCGGCGTTGATGGCCGTGGGCGAGGCCGAGGGCGAGGACCGCGCCCGCCTGGCCGCCGAGGCCGCCATCTCCAGCAACTTGTTGGACATCACCATCGACGGGGCGCGGGGCGTGCTGTTCAACATCACCGGCGGCTCGGATCTGACCCTCTTCGAGGTCAACCAGGCGGCGGCCATCATCAAAGAGGCGGCCCATCCCGATGTGAACCTCATCTTCGGGGCGGTGATCGACCCCAACATGGGCGACAGGGTGCGCATCACGGTCATTGCCACGGGTTTTGACCCGGCGCGGTCTTCGGTGCCTGGCTTTATCGACCGGGGGCCGCGCGGCGCGCACAAGCCCTGGGAGCGGGAGTATCGCTCCACGCGCTCCACGCCGCCCCCTTCGGGCAGGGACGCACGGGCGCCGCACCCGGCCGAGCGGGAAGAGCCCACCCGCCTGCCGTGGACGGCCGACGATGAAGACCTGGATGTGCCGCCTTTCGTGCGCCAGAATTACTCACCGCGGCGGTAAGCGCATCCCCGGCGGTTCACCGGCCGCCGACCGACAACAGGTGACACAGGCAACACGACCTCCTCCGGTCGAGGCGGGCGTCCCCGGACGCCAGGCCCGGGTGTTGCCGTGGGGCTGATTGCCTCTGGGCTTTTTCCCAGGGGCAGTCACGCTTTTAGGCTCGTTTTCCGGAGATGGCGCAGCCCCTCCTCCATCACCTCTACCAGCCGTTCTGCGTCGGCGTGGGTGAAGGGGAGGGGTGGCTTGATTTTGAGCACATTGTGCAGGGGGCCGTCCACCCCCAGCAATACGCCGCGGTCTTTGGCGTATTGCACCAGGCCGGCGGCCTCTTCGGCCGCCGGCTCCAGGGTCTCATGGTCGCGCACCAACTCAACGCCCAGGAAGAGGCCCAGCCCACGCACATCGCCGATGAGGGGACGGTGGTC
This region of Anaerolineae bacterium genomic DNA includes:
- the ftsZ gene encoding cell division protein FtsZ; the protein is MVYPDMEQPLESFARIKVVGVGGGGCNAVNRMIEEGVQGIEFIAVNTDAQALMLSQAPTRVRIGEKLTRGLGAGGDPEVGRKAAEESAEELYEVLKGSDMVFVTAGMGGGTGTGAAPVIAQIAREIGALTIGVVTRPFSFEGARRAKAAEEGISQLKEQADTLIVIPNDRLLQIVDKRSSIQDAFRVADDVLRQGVQGISELITVPGLINLDFADVRSIMKEGGAALMAVGEAEGEDRARLAAEAAISSNLLDITIDGARGVLFNITGGSDLTLFEVNQAAAIIKEAAHPDVNLIFGAVIDPNMGDRVRITVIATGFDPARSSVPGFIDRGPRGAHKPWEREYRSTRSTPPPSGRDARAPHPAEREEPTRLPWTADDEDLDVPPFVRQNYSPRR
- the ftsA gene encoding cell division protein FtsA gives rise to the protein MEAPIVVGLDVGTTKVCALVARLEGAVPRVIGVGIEPSRGMSKGLVTDIPALSRAVAQAIEKAERTSGLVIESALVSLAGAQVSGEISRGVAGVRGGRVGERDIARALEAAQAIAVPHNREVIHMVHRGFTLDEQEQVHNPLGMYGYRLEAEVYVISALKSAIANLRQAVEAAGVEVAGFVLNPLAAGEAVLQDTEREMGVVVVDIGGGTTDLAVYIDGDVWHTAVIPLGGNHITNDLVYVLHLPPQEAEQVKVAHGHAVPQEVPPEEFVTVHPYGEAQGVQLPRWEMAQIIEARVREIFQFVHQEIHRSGYEGLLPAGVVLTGGVSDLPGVKEVAREVLGLPVRIARPERVTGMTDRIRKPAFATSVGLLYWPHLTVGAAQATMRTEKAPRSNSWLEWLRRLLP
- a CDS encoding FtsQ-type POTRA domain-containing protein, translated to MRQRRRRKTTPRVKVARGPKRGGRVTATTVADWASVPMVVDRHGVAGQVAFPTAFPLPGEEARRVVAWPRLDWGWRWLSALLLLLSLGGLVALFRLSVFQVQEVTFHGLERLNAASLRGVLPLGEPAATVDPQAVAQVLLTTFPALAEAQVSLTVQGQMVVQVVERQPVLAWRYQGARWWVDPEGVLFPALDEEALPEVEVQAQDLPLGLTQDQGQWRLPQDLVQALQVLAAYVPQGQPLVYHRRYGLGWQAPEGWLVFIGKTPTHMAARMRLYWALREHLRAQGVRPAILDLSALDAPYYRMEP